GTTGATGTTCCGCCAACAGGGCACGCCGGTGGTGGTGATCGCGCTGTCGATCGCGTCGTTCACCTACGGCGGGTTGCTGGGAGGGTTCTTCCTGGCGCTATTCGTCTCGCGCGCCGTGCAGCGCGACGCGATCCTGGGCATGTCGGTGGGCATCGTCGCGATGTCGTTCGTGGTGTTCGCGAAACCGCTCGCGACCGCGTATCCTTCACTCGCCGCGACGCTCGGGCCGCTGGGCGCGATCGCGTGGCCCTGGTACGTGCTGATCGGCACGACCATCACCCTCCTCACCGGATCCCTGTCGTCGCTCACGCACGCGCGTGAGCGGGCGGCGCAAGTCTGACATGACGGCACTCGTAATCGGCGTAGACGGCGGCGGCAGCAAGACCACGGCACTGGTCGCGGACGAACAGGGCACCCCGATTGCCGAAGCGACGGGCGCCCCCAGCGCCGTGCGCGCGGGCTACGTGGACGACAGCGCGGACGCGATCTGCGCCGTGGTTCGCGATGCCCTGGCGCAGGCCAACGCGGGCGACGAGACGCCACGCGTGGTGTGCGTGGGCGTGGCGGGCGTGGGGCGCGAAGCGCTCCGGCTGCAACTCTGGGAGGCGTTGACGAGCCGCGCGCTGGCGGAGGAGGTGGTGGTACACACCGATTTCGCGGTGGCGTTCGACGATGCGTTCGGCCAGGGGGCCGGCATCCTGGTGCTCGCCGGCACGGGGTCGGTGGCGATCGGGCGCGCCCCGACGGGCGCGACGGCGCGATGCGGCGGCTGGGGACCGGAGTTCGGCGACGAGGGCGGCGGCGCATGGATCGGGCGGCATGCCCTGTCGGTCGTGGCCGCCGCTTCGGACGGCCGTGAACCGGAGACGGCGCTCACCGGGGCCATCCTCACGGCGACCGAATCCAAGGAAGTGGCCGACCTCGTGTCGTGGGCCGCCGACGCGACGCCGGCCACGCTGGCGACGCTGGCGCCGGTGGTGTTCCAGGTGGCCGACGCGGGCGATCTACGGGCCAATTCCCTGCTCGACCTCGCCACGGAGGAGTTGGCCCTGCACGCGCGCGCGTTGGCCCGGCAACTGTTCAGCGACGAGCGCGCCGCGATCTCGATTGCCCTGAGCGGCGGGCTGCTCGGCCGCGGCGCCGCGATGCGCAAGCGGCTGGAGCACCGGCTCAAGAGCGCCGTGCCGGGCGCGCAGGTGGGCCATGAGGAGGTCGTCGCCGCGCGCGGCGCGGTGCGATCGGCGCTGCACTTCCTGGGCGACGCCGTGTAGGTGCGCTACGCCGCCCGCTCCAGCGGCGCGGCCGCCGGCAGTTCGCCTTCGATGCGCGCCATGACCACCGTGGCGAGGCAGTTGCCCAGCAGGTTGATCGACGTGCGCGCCATGTCCATGAACGCGTCCACGCCGAGGATCACGGCCACGCCCTCGAGCGGCAGATTGAATTGCGTGAGGGCGCCGGAGAGGATGACCAGCGCCGCGCGGGGCACGGCGGCCACGCCCTTGCTGGTGAGCATGAGCGTGAGCATCATCACGATCTGCGTGGAGAGGGGCATGTCGATGCCGGCCGCCTGGGCCACGAACACCGAGGCGAGCGCCAGGTAGAGCGTGCTGCCGTCGAGGTTGAACGAGTAGCCGGTGGGCAGCACGAAGGCGACGATGCGTTTGGGGACGCCCATCTCCTCGAGGCGTTCCATGGCCAGCGGCAACGCGGCCTCGGACGACGCGGTGGTGAAGGCGATCAGCCAGGGCTCCTTCACGGCGCGCACGAACCGCCGGATGGGAATCCTGAATGCCAGCGCGATGGGAAGGAGCACGCCGAGGGCGAACACGACGAGCGCCCCGTACAGCGTGAGCACGAGCACGCCGAGCTTCTGCAGCACCATGAGGCCGCTGGTGCCCACGGTCACGGCGATCGCGGCGCCGATGCCGATCGGCGCGAACTTCATCACGATACCCGTGAACTTGAACATCACCTGCGACAGCCCCTCGCAGAACGCCAGCATCGTCTCCTTGGGCCGCCCGGCGGGCAGCTGGGAGAGCGCCACCGCGAACAGGATGGCGAAGAACACGACCTGCAGCACTTCGTTGCTCGCCGCGGCCTCGAAGAAGCTCTGGGGCACGGTGTGCTCGAGCACGCCGCTGAACGTGGCGTGGGTGCTGGCCAGTTGCGCCCCGGTGGTCGGCGTGGCGGCACCGAGCGACACGCCGCGGCCCGGCTTGACCAGGTTCACCGCCGCCAGCCCGACGACGAGCGCCATGGTGGTGACGAGCTCGAAGTACACGATCGACCGCACGGCCAGCCGTCCCACGCGCTTCATGTCGTCGCCGTGGCCGGCGATGCCCACGACGAGAGTGCCGAAGATGAGCGGGACGATCAGCGACTTGATCATGCGGAGGAAGATCGTGGCCCAGATCTTCAGATCGGGGGCCGCCCATCCGTGCTGGGCCCGGGCGCTTTCGGGGAACGCCCAGCCGATGAACACGCCGACGATCATCGCAACGATGATCCACTGCGAGAGCGTGATCCGGCCCAGGAACCCGCGGCGCGGGGGCGGCGCCGACGCGGGGCCGGTGGCGGGGACGGGGCTCACGCCGACCGGGCCCGCGCGTCGGCCCGGCGACGCAGCGTGGAATGCGTGTAGCCGTACGTGAAGTAGAGCACGAGGCCGATCACGAGCCACACGCCGAACCGGATCCACGTCACGGTGGGCAGCTGCCACATGAGGTAGAAGCAGGCCACGATCGAGATCAGCGGGGTGAGTGGGACCCAGGGCACGCGGAACGGGCGGGGACGGTCGGGCTCCAGGCGCCGGAGGAAGATCACGCCCGCCGAGACGAGGACGAACGCGAACAGCGTGCCGATGTTGGTGAGGTCCACCACCTCGGCGATGTTGGCGAAGGCGGCGAAGGTGGCGACGAAGATGCCGGTGAGAATGGTCCCCACGTAGGGGGTCCGGTACTTGGGGTGGAGCCTGGCGAGGATGGGCGGGAGGAGGCCGTCGCGCGCCATGGAGAAGAAGATGCGCGGCTGCCCGAGCTGGAAGACGAGCAGCACGCTGCCCATGGCGATCACGGCGCCCAGCGAGATGATGAACCGCGACGCGTTGAGCAGCGCCGGCGGTCCCGAGGCGAACTGCAGGGCGGTGATCATGGGCTCCGCCGTGCCGAGCGACTTCCACGGCGCCATGCCGGTCATGACGATGGAGATCGCGATGTACAGCACGGTGCAGACGAGCAGGCTCATGATGATGCCGAACGGCATGTCCCGGGGCGGATCCCTGGTTTCCTCGGCCGCCGTGGACACCGCATCGAAGCCGATGTAGCTGAAGAAAATGATGGCCGCCGCGGCGCTGATGCCCCGGAAGCCATTGGGGTTGAAGCCGCCCGTGGCCGGATTGGTCCAGTTGTGCGGCTTGATGAGGAAGATGCCGACGGCGATGAAGAACAGGATGATGGCGACCTTGAGGAGCACCATCGCGTTGTTCGCGTCGGCCGATTCCTTGATCCCGATGACGAGGATCACCGTGATCAGCGCCACGACGGCCACGGCCGGGATGTTGATGATCAGCGGGATGCGGAAGATATGCGGCGCCGCCGTCCAAGCCGACGCCAGGTACCTGGTGGTGGGGTCCACGCCCGCGGCGCCGGCGGCCGTGAGTTGATTGAAGGCGTCGTGCGCCGATCGGTAGTCGGTGGCCGTCCACGCCGGGAGGTTGATGCCGAAGTGGCCGACGAGTTCACGGAAGTAGCCGGCCCACCCGATGGCGACGCCGATGTTGCCCACCGCGTACTCGATGATCAGGTCCCAGCCGATGATCCAGGCCACGAACTCGCCGATCGACGCGTAGGCGTACGTGTACGCCGAGCCCGAGACCGGAACCATGGCCGCGAACTCGGCGTAGCAGAGCGCCGCGAACCCACAGGCCACGGCGGTGAGAAGGAACGAGAAGATAATCGCCGGCCCGGCGCCGGGGCGAGCGGCATCGCCCACGATCGCCGTGCCGGTGGTCGCGAAGATGCCGGCGCCGATCGTCGCGCCGACGCCGAGTGCGGTGAGGTGCCACTTGCCGAGCGAGCGTTTGAGCCCGCCGTGCTGAGCGACGTCGGCCTCGAAATCGGCGACCGACTTCCTCGCGAACAGTGAATTCATATCAGCAAACGCCTCCGAGCCCGCGCGGGCGGCTCACGCCGGCTCCGCCTCGATCCGCATGCGGTAGAACGAACGCCAGATGAAGATCAGGGCGACGGCGAAGAACGCCGCGGCCAGGCTCCGGGTGAACATCGCGCCGCGCTGCGCCGTCATCGACACCGCGAGTTCCACGGCGAGGAGGCCGAACAGCGTGGTGAACTTGATGATCGGATTGAGCGCCACCGACGAGGTGTCCTTGAATGGATCGCCCACCGTGTCGCCGACCACCGTGGCGTTGTGCAGTTCCGTGCCTTTCTGCTTGAGCGTGACCTCGACGATCTTCTTGGCGTTGTCCCAGGCGCCGCCGGCGTTGGCCATGAAGATGGCCTGATACAGCCCGAACACCGCGATCGAGATCAGGTAGCCGATGAAGTAGTACGGCTCGAGGAACGCGAAGGCAAGCGTGGCGAAGAAGACGGCGAGGAAGATGTTCCACATGCCCTTCTGCGCGTACTTGGTGCAGATCTCCACCACCGCCTTGCTGTCCTTGACCGAGGCCTTCTCGGCGCTCTCGAGATTGATGTTGGCCTTGATGTACTCCACGGCGCGGTAGGCGCCGGTGGTCACGGCCTGGATGGACGCGCCCGTGAACCAGTAGATGATCGCCCCGCCCGTGATCAGCCCGAGCAGGAACGGCGGGTGGAGCATGGACAGTTTGTCGAGGTTCTGCGTGAGCCCGGCGGTGAGCGCCACGATGATCGAGAAGATCATCGTCGTGGCCCCGACCACCGCCGTGCCGATGAGCACCGGCTTGGCCGTGGCCTTGAAGGTGTTGCCGGCGCCGTCGTTCTCCTCGAGCAGGTGCTTGGCGCGCTCGAAGTTCACGTCGAAGCCGTACGTGCTCTTGAGTTGGGCCGCGATGTTGGGGATCTGCTCGATGGTCGAGAGTTCGAACACCGACTGCGCGTTGTCGGTCACGGGGCCGTACGAGTCCACGGCGATCGTCACCGGGCCCATGCCCAGGAAGCCGAACGCGACGAGGCCGAAGGCGAACACGGCCGGCGCCAGCATCAGCATGTCGAACCCGTGGCGGCTCACCACGTAGCCCGAGCCCATCAGGCCCACCATCGTGATGCCCAGCCAGAAGGCGCTGAAGTTGCCGGCCACGAGGCCGGACAGGATGTTGAGCGACGCCCCGCCCTGCTTGGACGATTCCACCACTTCGGCCACGTGCTTGGAGCTGACCGAGGTGAACACCTTCACGAACTCGGGGATGATCGCGCCGGCCAGCGTGCCGCAGGTGATCACCGCCGACAGCTTCCACCAGAAGGTGGGGTTGCCGCTGAGCGTCGGGATGACGAGGTACGAGACGAGGAAGGTCAGCGCCACCGAGATGATCGACGTGAGCCACACCAGCGAGGTGAGCGGCGCCTCGTAGTCCATGTCGTCGGCGTGCTGGTACTTGGCCTTGGCGAACGCTTCGTTGATCAGGTACGAGAAGCCGCTGGCGAGGATCATCACGATGCGCATCACGAAGATCCACACCAGCAGCTGGATCTTGACGGTCGGATCCTTGACCGCGAGCAGGATGAACGTGATCAGCGCGACGCCGGTCACGCCGTACGTCTCGAACCCGTCGGCGCTCGGGCCCACGGAATCGCCGGCGTTGTCGCCGGTGCAGTCGGCGATCACGCCGGGGTTGCGGGCGTCGTCTTCCTTGATGTTGAAGACGATCTTCATGAGGTCGGATCCGATGTCGGCGATCTTCGTGAAGATGCCGCCGGCGATGCGGAGCGCCGAGGCGCCCAGCGACTCACCGATCGCGAAGCCGATGAAGCAGGGGCCGGCGTAGTCACCGGGCACGAACAGCAGGATGAACAGCATCATCGTCAGCTCGACGCTGATGAGCAGCATGCCGATGCTCATGCCGGCGCGGAGCGGGATGGAGTAGCAGGGGTACGGCTTGCCCTTGAGCGAGGCGAACGCCGTGCGCGAATTGGCGAACGTGTTCACGCGGATGCCGAACCAGGCCACGCCGTAGCTGCCGGCGATGCCGAGCACGCTGAACGCGAGAATGATCGCCACCCGCGCCGGCTCCATGTGCTGGAGCACGCCGAAGTACAGGATCATGACGAGGCCGATGAAGACCTCGAGGATCATCAGGAACTTGCCCTGCGTGAACAGGTAGGTCTTGCAGGTTTCATAGATCAGCTCGGAGATCTCGCGCATCGACTCGTGCACGGGGAGCCGCTTGAGCTGCCGGTAGATCGTGATGCC
This Gemmatimonadaceae bacterium DNA region includes the following protein-coding sequences:
- a CDS encoding BadF/BadG/BcrA/BcrD ATPase family protein, which produces MTALVIGVDGGGSKTTALVADEQGTPIAEATGAPSAVRAGYVDDSADAICAVVRDALAQANAGDETPRVVCVGVAGVGREALRLQLWEALTSRALAEEVVVHTDFAVAFDDAFGQGAGILVLAGTGSVAIGRAPTGATARCGGWGPEFGDEGGGAWIGRHALSVVAAASDGREPETALTGAILTATESKEVADLVSWAADATPATLATLAPVVFQVADAGDLRANSLLDLATEELALHARALARQLFSDERAAISIALSGGLLGRGAAMRKRLEHRLKSAVPGAQVGHEEVVAARGAVRSALHFLGDAV
- a CDS encoding dicarboxylate/amino acid:cation symporter: MSPVPATGPASAPPPRRGFLGRITLSQWIIVAMIVGVFIGWAFPESARAQHGWAAPDLKIWATIFLRMIKSLIVPLIFGTLVVGIAGHGDDMKRVGRLAVRSIVYFELVTTMALVVGLAAVNLVKPGRGVSLGAATPTTGAQLASTHATFSGVLEHTVPQSFFEAAASNEVLQVVFFAILFAVALSQLPAGRPKETMLAFCEGLSQVMFKFTGIVMKFAPIGIGAAIAVTVGTSGLMVLQKLGVLVLTLYGALVVFALGVLLPIALAFRIPIRRFVRAVKEPWLIAFTTASSEAALPLAMERLEEMGVPKRIVAFVLPTGYSFNLDGSTLYLALASVFVAQAAGIDMPLSTQIVMMLTLMLTSKGVAAVPRAALVILSGALTQFNLPLEGVAVILGVDAFMDMARTSINLLGNCLATVVMARIEGELPAAAPLERAA
- a CDS encoding amino acid permease — translated: MNSLFARKSVADFEADVAQHGGLKRSLGKWHLTALGVGATIGAGIFATTGTAIVGDAARPGAGPAIIFSFLLTAVACGFAALCYAEFAAMVPVSGSAYTYAYASIGEFVAWIIGWDLIIEYAVGNIGVAIGWAGYFRELVGHFGINLPAWTATDYRSAHDAFNQLTAAGAAGVDPTTRYLASAWTAAPHIFRIPLIINIPAVAVVALITVILVIGIKESADANNAMVLLKVAIILFFIAVGIFLIKPHNWTNPATGGFNPNGFRGISAAAAIIFFSYIGFDAVSTAAEETRDPPRDMPFGIIMSLLVCTVLYIAISIVMTGMAPWKSLGTAEPMITALQFASGPPALLNASRFIISLGAVIAMGSVLLVFQLGQPRIFFSMARDGLLPPILARLHPKYRTPYVGTILTGIFVATFAAFANIAEVVDLTNIGTLFAFVLVSAGVIFLRRLEPDRPRPFRVPWVPLTPLISIVACFYLMWQLPTVTWIRFGVWLVIGLVLYFTYGYTHSTLRRRADARARSA
- a CDS encoding sodium-translocating pyrophosphatase encodes the protein MHRMDTVFRRALPLLFVLLLAAVAGTLMAPAAHAQTASSMGAAPAAVAPATAAPQEAGGEANLKIPDLATVSFLGVPGHTLLMYGLIICALGFMFGITIYRQLKRLPVHESMREISELIYETCKTYLFTQGKFLMILEVFIGLVMILYFGVLQHMEPARVAIILAFSVLGIAGSYGVAWFGIRVNTFANSRTAFASLKGKPYPCYSIPLRAGMSIGMLLISVELTMMLFILLFVPGDYAGPCFIGFAIGESLGASALRIAGGIFTKIADIGSDLMKIVFNIKEDDARNPGVIADCTGDNAGDSVGPSADGFETYGVTGVALITFILLAVKDPTVKIQLLVWIFVMRIVMILASGFSYLINEAFAKAKYQHADDMDYEAPLTSLVWLTSIISVALTFLVSYLVIPTLSGNPTFWWKLSAVITCGTLAGAIIPEFVKVFTSVSSKHVAEVVESSKQGGASLNILSGLVAGNFSAFWLGITMVGLMGSGYVVSRHGFDMLMLAPAVFAFGLVAFGFLGMGPVTIAVDSYGPVTDNAQSVFELSTIEQIPNIAAQLKSTYGFDVNFERAKHLLEENDGAGNTFKATAKPVLIGTAVVGATTMIFSIIVALTAGLTQNLDKLSMLHPPFLLGLITGGAIIYWFTGASIQAVTTGAYRAVEYIKANINLESAEKASVKDSKAVVEICTKYAQKGMWNIFLAVFFATLAFAFLEPYYFIGYLISIAVFGLYQAIFMANAGGAWDNAKKIVEVTLKQKGTELHNATVVGDTVGDPFKDTSSVALNPIIKFTTLFGLLAVELAVSMTAQRGAMFTRSLAAAFFAVALIFIWRSFYRMRIEAEPA